CATTGAGCCCCTGAAGGATGCACAGGACACACTGATTATGTTCACCGACAGGTAAGCAAACaagattataaaaattataaatttttactcACTATAATTGGTTTTCCTGGACAGCTACGATGTTATTATTACCGCACGCCTGGAGGAGATTTTGGAGAAGTTCAAGGAGACGGGTGCCAAGTTGTTGTTCTCAGCAGAAAAGTTCTGCTGGCCTGACAAGAGTCTTGCCAACAAGTATCCCGAGGTGGAAGGCAAGGCATCGCGTTACCTAAACTCTGGTGCCTTCATTGGCTATGCTCCCCAAGTCTATGCTCTGCTCGAGGAGCCCATCGAGGACACCGGCGATGATCAATTGTACTTTACGAAAGTGTTTCTCGACGAGACGAAGCGTGCCAAGCTGGGCATGAAACTGGACACACAATCGCGACTCTTCCAGAGTCTGCATGGTGCCAAGAATGATGTGAAGCTGAAGGTGGATCTGGACTCCAATCAGGGCACGCTGCAGAACATTGATTTCATGACCACGCCCGCCATCATTCATGGCAATGGACTGAGCAAAGTGGACTTGAATGCATATGGCAATTATTTGGCCAAGACTTTCAGTGGCATTTGCACCGTTTGCCAGGAATATATCTTGGAGCTGAATGTAAGTAGAGATTGCTGACCTAATAAATggtttttataataattgtttgaTACTTTCTAGGAGAAGCAACTGCCTGTGGTTACGCTGGCTGTTATTGTGCCTCAAGCTGTGCCTTTCTTCGATCTGTTTCTGGAGGGCATCGAGAAGATCGATTATCCCAAAGATCATCTGAATTTATACATGTACACGAGTGTGCCGCTGCACGACGAACTCATCGAGGCATATGTTAAAAAACACGGCAAGAAATATGCCAGCGCCAAGTTTGTGCTGTCCACAGATTTACTGGACGAACGCTCTGGTCGCCAATTGGCGCTGTGAGTAAACACTGAGAGTCTCATTGGGTTTCAATACTAATTGCTGTTATTTCTTCTCTGTAGTGACAAGGCGCAACAGCATCACAGTGACTACTTATTCGTAGTGGATGGCGAAGCGCATATTGACGACAAAGCTGTGCTCCGCGAGCTGCTCAAGCTGAACAAGTAACTGCACTCAGTTTGGATTTAAACTTGAAGATTAACTATTACTCCCTTTTTACAGACAATTTGTGGCGCCGCTGTTCAACAAATATTACGAGCTGTGGAGCAACTTCTGGGGCGCACTCTCCGATGGCGGTTATTATGCACGCTCCCATGACTACGTGGATATTGTGAAACGGGATTTGGTGTAAGCGAACAAAACCAACTACATTCTAAAGCTCAACTTTATTgcttacaaaataatatgtgTGTATTGGGGAAAGATCGCACGCACGTACGTTAATCGAAGGCAATGGAGAAATCTGTCTTGAAACTGCGTCTGTCTATAGAATACATGTTGTCCGCCGTACACTCGTAAAGTCCGGCATCCATTTGTGTAGCCGGATCGATTTCAATCTTCGATTTAACGCGATCATCCCCAATGCGCCATTCATGCACATGCATATACAAATGCTGATAGATCTCGGCACCGTCCTTGTACCAAGTGATGTGCGGTCGAGGATTGCCCTTGGCCACGCACAGAAAAGCAATCTTGTGGCCCAGCACGTACTCGAGATCAAAGTGCGAAGCCTGCAAGATTTTGGCACCCTACACAAAGCAAGCACAGAAAATTAGTTTGATTTGAGAAGCGATTCTATTGCGTACTCacgttattgttattgtagtaTTGATCCGATTCGGGATCACGATATTTGCCAGTGATGGGTAAACCGATTTGGACACGGGACTTGGTGCGTCCTCGACCGCGACCACGACGTGCCTCGCAGACCGGTGTTGTCAACATAAGCAGGCCCAGGCTCAGACCCAGGCAGATGAGCAGACAcctcaattgcattttgagaAATCCCCCTAGAAAATAAGCAGAAACGTTGCGTTGCTGTGCGAATCTCGTCTGCGGTGCGACTGAatcagcagcagaggcagcatcattagcagcaacagcaacagcatcatcaacatcaaacTCGCTCTGACTGCGGCTCATCTAATTTGCCACAATTGGCGTctcttccatttccatttaatcCGCACTGTGCCTCGCACAGTTGGTTGCCATTCTCCAGATCGCTTTCGATGCTGTCGAGCTTCGCATGTTTTACCACATTTCactcaatttcatttgatttgatttgtccACAACACTCGCTGAAtctctatctgtatctgtatctgcgtATGTATCTGTAACTGTTGGTCAAAGGCCACCTCTTTCGGTAGTTTTGGATAAGTGCGACACATTCTATATTCCCCATATTTGGCATTGGGCACAGTGGTCTAATATATTTGGTCTTTGTAAAAATGAATTGCGGATCTTTTGTGCAGAGATAACAAAGATCT
This is a stretch of genomic DNA from Drosophila albomicans strain 15112-1751.03 chromosome 3, ASM965048v2, whole genome shotgun sequence. It encodes these proteins:
- the LOC117567186 gene encoding immunoglobulin domain-containing protein oig-4; protein product: MQLRCLLICLGLSLGLLMLTTPVCEARRGRGRGRTKSRVQIGLPITGKYRDPESDQYYNNNNGAKILQASHFDLEYVLGHKIAFLCVAKGNPRPHITWYKDGAEIYQHLYMHVHEWRIGDDRVKSKIEIDPATQMDAGLYECTADNMYSIDRRSFKTDFSIAFD